The Streptomyces sp. 135 sequence CGCGGGCGGGCTCCTGATCAAGCAGCTGGCGGGGCGTCTGGAGCGGGTGCAGGCAGAATTCGCCGCGAAGCCGTACGAAGAGCTGATCCAGCTGATCAGGACGGGCCCGCCGCGTTTCTCGCCCTTCTCGCTCAAGCAGCTCGACGAGGCGTCGAACGCCCTCGAGTTCTACATCCACACCGAGGACGTGCGCCGGGCCCAGCCCGACTGGACGCCGCGCGCCCTCGACCCGGTCTTCTCCGACGCCCTGTGGTCCCGCCTGGAGCGCACGGCCCGCCTGGTGGGCCGCAAGTCCCCGGTCGGCCTGGTCCTGCGCCGCCCGGACGGCCGCACGGCGGTGGCCCACCGGGGCACCCCGGTGGTGACGGCGACGGGCGAACCGTCGGAGCTGCTGCTGTTCGCGTACGGCAGGCAGGAGGCGGCCGACGTCTTGCTGGAGGGCGACAAGGACGCGATCGCCGCCCTCCACGAGACGAAGCAGCTGGGGCTGTAGGGCCCCGGCCCGGCCTTACCTCACCGGGTGCCCCGCCCCCCGCAACGTCTCCTTCACCTCGCCGATCCGCAGATCGCCGAAGTGGAAGACCGACGCCGCGAGCACCGCGTCCGCGCCCGCCTCGATCGCCGGGGGGAAGTGGTCCAGGCGGCCCGCGCCGCCGGAGGCGATGACCGGGACCGTGACGTGTCGGCGTACGGCCGAGATCATCTCGATGTCGTAGCCGTCCTTCGTGCCGTCGGCGTCCATCGAGTTGAGCAGGATCTCGCCCGCGCCCAGCTCCGCGGCCTCGTGCGCCCATTCGACGGCGTCGATGCCGGCGGACTTGCGGCCGCCGTGGGTGGTCACCTCGAAGGTGCCGGACGGGGTGCGGCGCGCGTCCACGGAGAGGACGAGGACCTGGCGGCCGAAGCGCTCCGCGATCTCGCGGATCAGGTCGGGGCGGGCGATCGCCGCCGTGTTGACGCCGACCTTGTCCGCGCCCGCGCGAAGGAGCTTGTCGACGTCCTCGGCGGTGCGGACGCCGCCGCCGACCGTGAGCGGGATGAAGACCTGCTCGGCGGTACGGCGGACCACGTCGTACGTCGTCTCGCGGTTGCCAGAGGACGCGGTGATGTCCAGGAAGGTCAGCTCGTCGGCGCCCTCGGCGTCGTACACCTTGGCCATCTCGACGGGGTCGCCCGCGTCGCGCAGGTTCTGGAAGTTGACGCCCTTGACGACGCGGCCGTTGTCCACGTCGAGGCAGGGG is a genomic window containing:
- a CDS encoding TIGR03085 family metal-binding protein, whose product is MSTHAKRERLLLADLLEAQGPEAPTLCEGWKTRDLAAHVVVRERRADAAGGLLIKQLAGRLERVQAEFAAKPYEELIQLIRTGPPRFSPFSLKQLDEASNALEFYIHTEDVRRAQPDWTPRALDPVFSDALWSRLERTARLVGRKSPVGLVLRRPDGRTAVAHRGTPVVTATGEPSELLLFAYGRQEAADVLLEGDKDAIAALHETKQLGL
- the hisF gene encoding imidazole glycerol phosphate synthase subunit HisF, which encodes MTLSVRVIPCLDVDNGRVVKGVNFQNLRDAGDPVEMAKVYDAEGADELTFLDITASSGNRETTYDVVRRTAEQVFIPLTVGGGVRTAEDVDKLLRAGADKVGVNTAAIARPDLIREIAERFGRQVLVLSVDARRTPSGTFEVTTHGGRKSAGIDAVEWAHEAAELGAGEILLNSMDADGTKDGYDIEMISAVRRHVTVPVIASGGAGRLDHFPPAIEAGADAVLAASVFHFGDLRIGEVKETLRGAGHPVR